The sequence CCGTTCTGCCGGACCACCATGACGCGCTCGACGGCCTCGCGGCGCGCCAGGAACTCGGCCTCGGTGATGATCGGCACGCGGCGGCGGCCCTGCTCGCGGCCTTCGCGGCGGCGCTGCTTCTTCGCCTCCAGGCGGGTGGAGCCCTTGATGGACTGCACCTCGTCGGAACCGGTGCCGCCCTCGTAACGGGAGCGCGGCTCGCGGACCTTGACGACGGTGCGCTCCGGGTCGTCGGTGCCGGTGGCGGCCGCGTGGTCGTCGCCGCCGTCCGAGCCGCGGCGGCGACGGCGGCGCCGGCGGCGGCTGGAGGAGGAGCCGCCCTGGGCGTCGTCGTGGTCGTCGTCGTGCGCGGCGTCGTTGTCGTCCTCGTCGTGGCCCTCGGCCGACTCGTCGGACTCGTCGTCGGAGCCGTTGTCGTCGTGGTCCTGGTCGCCGGACTCACCGCGGCGACGGCGACGGCCACCGCGGCGGCGACGCCGGGACGGGCGGTCGTCGCCGTCCTGGTCGGCGTCGGAGCCGTCGGCGCCCTCGGCGCCGTCGTGGTCGTCGTGCTCGTCCGCCTCGTCCTGGTCGGCGGCGGCGCCCGCCGGCGCGGACTCGGCCTCCTGCTCGTCGGCCGCGGCGGGCGACTGCTCGGGGGCGGTGCCGCGGCGACGGCGACGGCGGCGCGGGGTGCGGTCGTCGTCGGCCTCGGTGTCGGCCTCCGCGCTCTCGTCGGCGGTCGCGGCGGGCTCGGCGGCAGCGGCGGGTGCGGCCTCCGCGGGGGCGCCGGCCTCGGGGGCCTGGAACACCGGCGGCTGGAAGACCGCGACGGCCGGGCGGGTGGCGCGGCGGCGGCCGCGGGTGGGCGCCTCCTCGGCGGGCTCGGGGGCGGCGTCGGCCGCGGGCGCGCCGCTGGTCTCGGCGGTCTCGGTGCGCACGTCGATCGTGATGGACTCGACGGGAATCCCGAAGGCCGCGGCGAGGGCGTCGGCGGCCTCGGCGGTCGCGTCGGCGACGGTCTCGCCGTAGCCGCGGATCTCGTAGGCGTCGTCGATCTCGACGCCCCAGCCGTCGCCGTCGCGCAGCGCCCGGCCGGTGTACGGGTGGTGGCCGGTGGCGTCCTCGCGGGGCGCGAGCGCGCCGGGCTTCAGCCGCCGCAGGCCGTCGCCGGCGGAGAAGGTCGGTACGGCGGCGCCCTTGCGGCCGCGGCGGCGGGAACGGCCGCCGCTCTGCTGCTCGTCGGCGGCCGGTGCGGGTGCCTGTGCGGCAGCCGGTGCGGGCGCCTGCTCCGGGGCGGGCTCGGGGGCCGGCGCGGGAGCGGCGGAGCCGCGGGTGGCCCGGCGGCGGGTGCGCGCGGGGGCGGCGGGGGCCTCCGCTGCGGGGGCGGTGGCGGGGGCCTCCGCTGCGGGGGCCGCGGGGGCGGCCGGGGTCTCGGCCTCCTCGGCCGGGGCCGGGCTACCCGCGGGCGCGGTCGCCTTGCGGGTGGCGCGGCGGCGCGGGCGAGAGGGCGCCGCGCTCTCGTCGGCGGCAGGCGCGCTCTCCTCCGCGGCGGCGGGGGTGGCGGCGGCCGGGGCGGTCACCGTCTCGGCGGCCGGGGTCTCCTCGGCAGCGGCAGGCGCACCCGCCGGAGCGGTCGCCTTACGCGTGGCACGACGACGCGGACGCGCCGGAGCGGCCTCCGCATCACCCTCGGCCGCAGGCTTGTCCTCCACGGGAGCGGCCTCCGCGGCCGGGGTCTCCTCGGCAGCGGCAGGCGCACCCGCCGGAGCGGTCGCCTTACGCGTGGCACGACGACGCGGACGCGCCGGAGCGGCCTCCGCATCACCCTCGACGGCGGGCTTGCTCTCCACGGGAGCGGCCTCGGCAGCCGGGGTCTCCTCGGCAGCGGCAGGCGCACCCGCCGGAGCGGTCGCCTTACGCGTGGCACGACGACGCGGACGCGCCGGAGCGGCCTCCGCATCACCCTCGGCAGCGGGCTTGCTCTCCGCGGCCGGGGTCTCCTCGGCCGGGGCCGGGGCCGCGGCGGCGGACTTGCGGGTGGCGCGGCGGCGGGGTGCGGCCGGGGCCGCCTCATCCGTGCCTGCGGCGCCGGACGTGTCGGTGGCGGTGTCCGCTCCGGGCGGGCCCGCCGGGCGGGACGCGGCGCGACGGCGGCGGCGGGGTGCCGCGCTCTCGTCGCCCGCGGCGCCGGAGGAAGTGGTGTCCGGGGTGGAACCCGGGGTGGTCTCGTCGTTGTCGGGCATTCGGGCAGTGCTCCCGTCATGCCCCCGGGCGCCGCGCCTGGAGTTCCGGGGTCGGCGGGCCGCTTGGGTCGCGGTGGCCGTCCTCCGGGGGCGCGGGCGCCGCACGGGGGCTGCTGTCTCGCTCATCGGCCCGCCCCGGTGGGGGGCCGACGAAAGTCTCGTGTGGTCAGCGTCGCCGGACCCGGGTGGCTCCCTGGTGCGTCGGCAACGCGTCGACGCCGTACCTAGGCGGAACCGGCAGGTACCGCCACAGCGTCGCGATCTGGCGCGAGCGGGTCGGTGACCGTGCCGGACTCCTCGTCGAGCGGCCCCTGCGCCAGCCTGGTCACCGCTACGGGGACCGGCGGCGCGAGGTCGGCCGTCGCATGGAGGCCGGACAGTACGTCGTCGGGTCGCACGGCAGGTGTCAGGTGTCGTACAACCAGGCGCAGTATCGCACAGGCGCCGCTCCGCGGCGCGCCGGGACCCGGATCTGCCGCGTCCGTGTCCGCCGCACCGGCCGCCGCGTCGGCCGCGGAGATCACCTCGAACCGCGCGACGGCGGCCCGGCAGTCGAAGGTGCGGACGCCGTTCTTGGTGGTGCGCTGTACTTCCACGGTCTCGGCGGCGAGGAACGCGGCGACGGCCCGGCGGGCCTCGTCGGGCTCGACGCCGTCGAGCCTGAGCTGCCACACCGACGCCTCCAGCCGCTCGGCCAGGCCGGATGTGCGGGCGTCGACCGCCTCGATGACGTCGAGGCCGGTGGGCAGCGACTCGTCGAGCAGCAGCCGGAGTTGCTCGGGGTCGCGCGGTGCGGCGAGCGCGATCTCCAGATACTCCGCCTCGCTGCCGACGCCTGTCGGCGCGGCGTTCGCGTACGACACCTTCGGATGCGGGGTGAACCCGGCCGAGTACGCCATCGGCACCTCGGCGCGGCGCAGGGCCCGCTCGAAGGCGCGCTGGAAGTCGCGGTGGCTGGTGAACCGGAGGCGGCCGCGCTTGGTGTACCGCAGGCGGATGCGCTGCACCGCCGGTGCCGGCGGCGGGCCCTCTGGCTGTCGCTTGCCCAGTGTCGCTCAGTCCTTCGTGTCGGGTCGTTTACCACGCGCCCGCGTGCCCATTCCGGCGCACCCGGGCGTCCCTGCACCTCCAAGGTTACGCCGCATGCCACAGGCCCCGCGCCGCCCGCGATCCGGCCTGTGGACAACCGCCCGCCCGCGGTCGCGACGACGCCTCCCGTGCACCTGTTCCCCCGCCCGCCCCATCCGGCGCCCGGCGCCACCGCTCGC comes from Streptomyces sp. NBC_00448 and encodes:
- a CDS encoding Rne/Rng family ribonuclease — protein: MPDNDETTPGSTPDTTSSGAAGDESAAPRRRRRAASRPAGPPGADTATDTSGAAGTDEAAPAAPRRRATRKSAAAAPAPAEETPAAESKPAAEGDAEAAPARPRRRATRKATAPAGAPAAAEETPAAEAAPVESKPAVEGDAEAAPARPRRRATRKATAPAGAPAAAEETPAAEAAPVEDKPAAEGDAEAAPARPRRRATRKATAPAGAPAAAEETPAAETVTAPAAATPAAAEESAPAADESAAPSRPRRRATRKATAPAGSPAPAEEAETPAAPAAPAAEAPATAPAAEAPAAPARTRRRATRGSAAPAPAPEPAPEQAPAPAAAQAPAPAADEQQSGGRSRRRGRKGAAVPTFSAGDGLRRLKPGALAPREDATGHHPYTGRALRDGDGWGVEIDDAYEIRGYGETVADATAEAADALAAAFGIPVESITIDVRTETAETSGAPAADAAPEPAEEAPTRGRRRATRPAVAVFQPPVFQAPEAGAPAEAAPAAAAEPAATADESAEADTEADDDRTPRRRRRRRGTAPEQSPAAADEQEAESAPAGAAADQDEADEHDDHDGAEGADGSDADQDGDDRPSRRRRRGGRRRRRGESGDQDHDDNGSDDESDESAEGHDEDDNDAAHDDDHDDAQGGSSSSRRRRRRRRRGSDGGDDHAAATGTDDPERTVVKVREPRSRYEGGTGSDEVQSIKGSTRLEAKKQRRREGREQGRRRVPIITEAEFLARREAVERVMVVRQNGDRTQIGVLEDNVLVEHYVNKEQSTSYVGNVYLGKVQNVLPSMEAAFVDIGKGRNAVLYAGEVNFEALGMSGGPRRIESALKSGQPVLVQVTKDPIGHKGARLTSQVSLPGRYLVYVPEGSMTGISRKLPDTERARLKSILKKVVPEDAGVIVRTAAEGASEDELRRDVERLQSQWEDIKRKSKSGNAPTLLYGEPDMTVRVVRDIFNEDFSKVIVSGDEAWSTVHEYVSHVAPDLVDRLSRWTSEVDVFANFRIDEQLLKALDRKVWLPSGGSLVIDKTEAMVVVDVNTGKFTGQGGNLEETVTRNNLEAAEEIVRQLRLRDLGGIVVVDFIDMVLESNRDLVMRRLLECLGRDRTKHQVAEVTSLGLVQMTRKRVGQGLLESFSETCVHCNGRGVIVHMDQATTTGGGGKRKRRRGGAGVGEHDHEHETAVEAEQAQGDEAELPELEPIEVGESDLVPAVGDPEEEWFGSAAEAEAAANGSRGRGRRRGARKATAPAGAPAAADHEPEPAVVVVPVSEPEVEPAEAEPEPAVSTEPPARTRRRATRKATAPAGAPPAAEEAAVVVVSAEPAAATPEPEPEPAVSTEPPARARRRATRKATAPAGAPAAAAEEAAVVVVPSAEAAPAEAAPEQAEQADGEPSAEAEPKKRAARKAPAKKAAAKKTAKKAATKKTAAKKTTTKKAATKKASSPAE
- a CDS encoding TIGR03936 family radical SAM-associated protein; this translates as MQRIRLRYTKRGRLRFTSHRDFQRAFERALRRAEVPMAYSAGFTPHPKVSYANAAPTGVGSEAEYLEIALAAPRDPEQLRLLLDESLPTGLDVIEAVDARTSGLAERLEASVWQLRLDGVEPDEARRAVAAFLAAETVEVQRTTKNGVRTFDCRAAVARFEVISAADAAAGAADTDAADPGPGAPRSGACAILRLVVRHLTPAVRPDDVLSGLHATADLAPPVPVAVTRLAQGPLDEESGTVTDPLAPDRDAVAVPAGSA